A single genomic interval of Spirosoma taeanense harbors:
- a CDS encoding alpha/beta fold hydrolase, translating into MNHTFVETNGIRLHVVQAGPVDGPLLILLHGFPEFWYGWKRQIEPLAAAGYQVWVPDQRGYNLSDKPAGIEAYTIDTLAADVVGLIERAGQQKAVLVGHDWGAAVAWWTAATYPDRVERLVVMNVPHPAVMKRFVSRDLGQMRRSWYIGFFQLPKLPEWLSSLGDWSMLARTLRKSSRRGTFSEADLQQYKTAWGQPGALRAMINWYRATLQKPPKRSPRIRIIVPTLLIWGAQDQFLKRDMAQPSIDLCDNGRLVFLEQATHWVQHEEADRVNTLLLEFLQ; encoded by the coding sequence ATGAACCATACCTTTGTCGAAACGAATGGCATCCGGCTGCATGTCGTTCAGGCTGGACCGGTCGATGGACCCCTTTTGATTCTGCTGCATGGGTTTCCCGAATTCTGGTACGGCTGGAAACGGCAGATCGAGCCCTTGGCCGCTGCCGGGTATCAGGTCTGGGTACCCGACCAGCGAGGCTATAATCTAAGCGATAAACCCGCTGGCATTGAAGCCTATACCATCGACACCCTGGCGGCCGATGTTGTGGGGCTGATTGAGCGGGCGGGGCAACAGAAAGCTGTACTAGTGGGCCACGACTGGGGTGCCGCCGTGGCCTGGTGGACGGCCGCCACCTATCCGGATCGGGTTGAGCGGCTGGTCGTCATGAACGTTCCTCATCCGGCCGTCATGAAGCGATTTGTGAGCCGGGACCTGGGGCAGATGCGCCGTAGCTGGTATATCGGGTTCTTTCAGTTGCCAAAGCTGCCGGAGTGGCTGTCGAGTCTGGGGGACTGGTCTATGCTGGCTCGAACCCTGCGTAAAAGCAGCCGACGGGGTACATTTTCGGAAGCCGACCTGCAACAGTACAAAACGGCCTGGGGACAGCCCGGTGCCCTGCGCGCCATGATCAACTGGTACCGGGCTACGTTACAAAAGCCACCAAAACGTAGCCCGCGAATACGCATTATCGTCCCGACGCTGCTGATCTGGGGTGCTCAGGATCAGTTTCTTAAACGCGACATGGCCCAGCCCAGCATCGACCTGTGTGACAATGGTCGTCTGGTATTCCTTGAGCAGGCCACCCATTGGGTGCAGCACGAAGAAGCCGATCGGGTCAACACGCTTTTGTTGGAGTTTCTTCAGTGA
- the accC gene encoding acetyl-CoA carboxylase biotin carboxylase subunit yields MTKINKLLIANRGEIALRVMRTAREMRIKTVAIFSEADRNALHVRYADEAVCVGPAPSSESYLKADAIIEVCRQLNVDAIHPGYGFLSENANFARMVRQAGLIFVGPSPEAIEIMGSKLAAKAAVAGYNIPMVPGTPSAITDRAEAKTISAQIGYPVLIKASAGGGGKGMRIVENDAEFDEQMDRAVSEALSAFGDGSVFIEKYVTSPRHVEIQVLGDQHGNIIHLFERECSVQRRHQKVVEEAPSAILTPEIRDAMGRAAVDVARACGYYGAGTVEFIVNDNLDFYFLEMNTRLQVEHPVTEQITGVDLVKQMIYVAEGKPLTIRQEDLQIKGHAVEVRVYAEDPANNFLPDVGTLDTYVRPQGNGVRVDDGFEQGMAIPIYYDPMIAKLITYGDSREEAIQKMIRAIDEYQISGVQTTLPFCRFVMEHPAFRSGQFDTGFVGNYFTPDVLTRKPDQTESQLAAVLAAYLLETSKPQSSGAAVPVTQQKSKWKMNRLG; encoded by the coding sequence ATGACAAAAATCAACAAGCTATTAATTGCCAATCGGGGTGAAATCGCCCTGCGCGTTATGCGCACGGCCCGGGAGATGAGAATTAAAACCGTAGCCATTTTCTCGGAGGCCGACCGTAACGCCCTGCACGTTCGATACGCCGATGAAGCCGTTTGCGTTGGTCCGGCCCCTTCCTCCGAATCCTACCTGAAAGCCGATGCCATTATCGAAGTGTGTCGGCAGTTGAACGTCGACGCTATTCACCCGGGTTACGGCTTTCTGTCCGAGAATGCCAATTTTGCCCGGATGGTCCGGCAGGCGGGTCTGATTTTCGTGGGACCATCGCCCGAGGCTATCGAGATCATGGGCAGCAAACTGGCGGCCAAAGCCGCCGTAGCGGGTTATAACATCCCCATGGTGCCGGGTACGCCCAGCGCCATTACCGACCGCGCGGAAGCGAAAACCATTTCGGCCCAGATCGGCTACCCGGTTCTGATTAAGGCCAGCGCGGGCGGGGGCGGCAAAGGTATGCGTATCGTCGAGAACGACGCCGAATTCGACGAGCAGATGGACCGGGCCGTCAGCGAAGCCCTATCGGCTTTTGGTGACGGGTCCGTTTTCATCGAAAAATACGTTACGTCGCCCCGCCACGTCGAAATTCAGGTACTGGGCGATCAGCATGGCAACATCATCCATCTTTTTGAGCGTGAATGTTCGGTGCAACGGCGGCACCAGAAAGTGGTTGAGGAAGCGCCTTCGGCCATCCTGACGCCCGAGATCCGCGACGCGATGGGCCGGGCGGCCGTCGATGTTGCCCGCGCCTGCGGCTATTACGGTGCCGGAACGGTCGAGTTTATTGTTAACGATAACCTCGATTTCTACTTCCTGGAGATGAATACCCGCCTTCAGGTTGAGCACCCCGTTACGGAGCAGATTACGGGCGTTGACCTGGTGAAGCAGATGATTTACGTTGCCGAGGGGAAACCCCTGACGATCAGGCAAGAGGATTTACAGATAAAAGGCCATGCGGTGGAGGTACGTGTTTACGCCGAAGACCCGGCCAATAACTTCTTACCTGATGTGGGTACGCTCGATACATACGTTCGGCCGCAGGGTAACGGCGTCCGTGTAGACGATGGCTTTGAGCAGGGCATGGCGATACCGATCTATTACGATCCGATGATTGCCAAGCTTATTACGTATGGCGACAGCCGCGAGGAAGCCATCCAGAAGATGATCCGGGCGATTGACGAATACCAGATTTCGGGCGTTCAGACGACGCTGCCGTTCTGCCGGTTCGTGATGGAGCATCCGGCATTCCGCTCCGGCCAGTTCGATACAGGCTTCGTTGGCAACTATTTTACGCCGGACGTCTTGACGAGAAAACCCGATCAGACCGAATCGCAGCTCGCGGCCGTCTTAGCGGCTTATCTGCTGGAGACCAGCAAGCCCCAAAGCAGTGGCGCGGCTGTTCCGGTAACGCAGCAAAAAAGTAAGTGGAAGATGAACCGGTTGGGATAA